The following are encoded in a window of Trichocoleus sp. genomic DNA:
- the arsC gene encoding arsenate reductase, glutathione/glutaredoxin type produces the protein MKRVMFVCKKNSARSQMAEGFAKHLGSGTIEVTSSGLEASQVRPEAIATMKDAGVDITGQTSKALSDFNAEDFDVVISLCGCGVNLPSEWVTREVFEDWQLDDPAEQPEIFPRVRDEIRERVIRLVESLEKAPVA, from the coding sequence ATGAAGCGTGTCATGTTTGTGTGTAAGAAGAACTCGGCTCGATCGCAAATGGCAGAAGGATTTGCGAAACACTTGGGCAGTGGAACGATTGAAGTCACTAGTTCAGGATTGGAAGCGAGCCAGGTGAGACCAGAGGCGATCGCCACAATGAAGGATGCAGGTGTGGATATCACTGGACAAACCTCAAAAGCTTTGAGTGATTTCAATGCAGAGGATTTTGATGTGGTGATTTCTTTGTGCGGGTGTGGCGTTAACTTGCCCTCAGAATGGGTTACGCGGGAAGTGTTTGAAGACTGGCAACTTGATGACCCAGCCGAGCAGCCTGAAATTTTCCCTAGAGTGCGCGATGAGATCCGCGAACGGGTAATCCGGTTGGTTGAGTCGCTTGAAAAAGCACCCGTCGCATGA